The following proteins are co-located in the Tolypothrix sp. NIES-4075 genome:
- a CDS encoding glycosyltransferase family 4 protein, protein MHILIYSYNYHPEPIGIAPLMTELAEGLVKRGHSVRVITGMPNYPQRQIYDGYRGKWYVTEEKNGVTIQRSYLRIKSKPNLVDRLLLELSFVFTSIPQALNGWRPDVILLTVPPLMVSLPAALLGCLYDCPVVLNVQDILPEAAIRVGLIKNKFMIRALETLEKFAYRTAHSISVIADGFVENLVKKGVSPSKIRCIPNWVDVNFIRPLPKVNNSWKKANKLDDKFVVLYSGNIALTQGLETVVEAAVRLRHQPEIVFAIAGESQALERLEKYCQTCGADNVVLLPLQPREQLPEMLAGADIGLIVQKSNVISFNMPSKIPLLLASGRAIIGSVPASGTAAKAIRKSGGGIVVKPESPEALAAAVMDLYNNPLKTEMLGKTGREFAVERYSFEQALDQYEQLFVDAIANPALDLDILPKFTSSESPIDI, encoded by the coding sequence ATGCACATTCTGATTTATTCCTACAACTATCATCCGGAGCCGATTGGAATTGCTCCTTTAATGACTGAACTGGCAGAAGGACTAGTGAAGCGAGGTCATTCGGTTCGGGTAATCACAGGTATGCCCAACTATCCTCAGCGCCAGATTTACGATGGTTATCGGGGTAAATGGTATGTGACTGAAGAAAAAAATGGTGTCACTATCCAACGTAGCTATCTGCGAATTAAGTCCAAACCCAACCTTGTAGATCGGCTGCTACTAGAATTAAGCTTTGTCTTCACAAGCATTCCCCAAGCTTTAAACGGGTGGCGACCCGATGTAATTCTTTTGACAGTACCGCCGCTGATGGTGTCCTTGCCGGCAGCTTTGCTAGGTTGTTTGTATGACTGCCCGGTGGTGCTGAATGTACAAGATATTTTACCAGAAGCTGCCATACGTGTTGGGCTGATCAAAAACAAATTCATGATCCGAGCCTTGGAAACACTAGAGAAATTTGCTTACCGCACAGCACACAGCATCAGTGTTATTGCTGACGGGTTTGTAGAAAATTTAGTGAAAAAGGGAGTTTCGCCGAGTAAAATTAGGTGCATTCCCAATTGGGTAGATGTAAACTTTATCCGTCCTTTACCAAAAGTAAACAACTCTTGGAAAAAAGCGAATAAACTAGATGATAAATTTGTAGTTCTTTACTCAGGTAACATTGCGCTGACACAAGGTTTAGAGACAGTAGTAGAAGCAGCAGTTCGCTTGCGTCATCAGCCAGAAATTGTTTTTGCGATCGCTGGCGAATCACAGGCTTTAGAAAGATTGGAGAAATATTGTCAAACTTGTGGTGCAGATAACGTAGTACTGCTACCCTTACAGCCGAGAGAACAACTACCCGAAATGTTAGCCGGTGCAGATATTGGTTTGATTGTGCAAAAGAGCAATGTGATTTCCTTTAACATGCCTTCCAAAATACCATTATTGTTAGCAAGTGGTCGGGCAATTATTGGTTCAGTTCCTGCTAGCGGTACAGCAGCCAAAGCAATCCGCAAAAGTGGCGGGGGTATAGTCGTGAAACCAGAATCACCCGAAGCACTCGCAGCAGCGGTTATGGATTTATATAACAATCCGCTGAAAACAGAAATGCTAGGTAAGACAGGAAGAGAATTTGCAGTAGAGCGCTATTCTTTTGAGCAAGCACTCGATCAGTATGAGCAGTTATTTGTAGATGCGATCGCTAACCCAGCATTAGATTTAGATATTTTGCCAAAATTCACTTCTAGCGAATCACCTATTGATATTTGA
- the eboC gene encoding UbiA-like protein EboC (EboC, a homolog the polyprenyltransferase UbiA, belongs to system of proteins involved in the trafficking of precursor metabolites to an extracytoplasmic compartment so that the biosynthesis of certain natural products, such as scytonemin, can be completed.) — protein sequence MNTATLSRNSLWAYLQLLRPANIVTAWADVLAGFAASGYVGELTPLAWLLLATTGLYGGGIVFNDVFDAKLDAVERPERPIPSGRASILGATILGSIFLSVGVIAALQVSTKSATVAAIAALAALLYDAVGKHNAVLGPINMGVCRGANLLLGVSLMPAMVGEYWYLALIAIAYIAGITTLSRDEVKVGNSTTRVIALSLIVIVLIGLLGLGLLNNYEVLTALPFIVLFATRVLLPFIKAVRQPSPEQIRIAVKAGVLSLIVLDATLAAGFASWGYGLLVLSLLPISMALARIFAVT from the coding sequence ATGAACACCGCTACCTTAAGTCGAAATTCTCTCTGGGCATATCTTCAATTATTGCGCCCTGCTAATATTGTTACTGCTTGGGCAGATGTTTTAGCTGGCTTTGCAGCTTCCGGGTACGTTGGTGAGTTGACACCATTGGCATGGTTGCTGCTGGCTACTACGGGTTTATACGGTGGCGGAATTGTATTTAATGATGTATTTGATGCCAAACTAGATGCGGTAGAGCGACCAGAACGACCTATTCCTAGTGGTAGAGCATCGATTTTGGGCGCAACTATCTTGGGAAGTATATTTTTGAGCGTTGGTGTAATCGCAGCTTTGCAAGTTTCTACCAAGAGTGCAACTGTGGCAGCGATCGCTGCTTTAGCGGCTTTACTTTATGATGCTGTGGGAAAGCATAACGCTGTTTTGGGTCCGATTAACATGGGTGTTTGTCGCGGTGCTAACTTGTTGCTGGGTGTGAGTCTGATGCCGGCAATGGTAGGAGAATATTGGTATTTAGCTTTGATTGCGATCGCTTACATCGCCGGTATCACCACCCTCAGTCGAGATGAAGTCAAAGTCGGCAACAGTACAACTAGAGTAATAGCGTTATCACTGATTGTTATAGTCCTAATCGGACTTTTAGGACTAGGGCTATTAAACAATTATGAAGTTTTGACTGCATTACCTTTTATCGTTCTTTTTGCTACGCGGGTACTACTGCCTTTTATCAAAGCTGTACGCCAGCCAAGCCCAGAACAAATAAGAATTGCAGTCAAAGCCGGGGTGTTGTCACTTATAGTTTTAGATGCTACATTAGCAGCGGGATTTGCTAGTTGGGGTTACGGATTACTGGTTTTAAGTTTGTTGCCGATTTCAATGGCGCTAGCACGAATCTTTGCAGTAACTTAA
- a CDS encoding TatD family hydrolase → MMFIDPHIHMTARTTYDYLMMRESGIVAVIEPAFWLGQPRTNVGSFQDYFSSLVGWERFRAAQFGIRHYCTIGLNSKEANNEALAEQVMELLPLFACKEGVVAIGEIGYDDMTRAEDKYFRLQLELAKELDMVVLIHTPHRNKKAGTSRSMDVCIEHGLDPSKVIVDHNNEETVKEVLDRGFWAGFTIYPNTKMGNARMVEIVRQYGSDRIIVDSSADWGISDPLAVPKTAQLMIDRGIAEFHVKAVCYENALAAYSQSGQMQDSDWLSPSPIDQRQLFNGNSVLRGQQPVVESMREYALIE, encoded by the coding sequence ATGATGTTTATTGATCCTCACATTCACATGACTGCCCGCACAACTTATGATTACCTGATGATGCGGGAATCGGGTATTGTGGCTGTAATTGAGCCGGCTTTTTGGTTGGGACAACCCCGGACTAATGTTGGTTCGTTCCAAGATTACTTTAGCAGCTTGGTGGGATGGGAGCGCTTTCGAGCGGCTCAGTTCGGTATCCGCCATTATTGCACGATTGGTTTGAATTCTAAAGAAGCTAATAATGAAGCTTTGGCAGAGCAAGTAATGGAATTGTTACCTCTGTTTGCTTGCAAAGAGGGTGTAGTCGCTATTGGTGAAATTGGCTACGACGACATGACACGGGCTGAAGATAAATACTTCCGTCTACAGTTAGAATTGGCAAAAGAACTTGACATGGTAGTGTTAATTCACACACCCCATCGGAATAAAAAAGCAGGCACCAGTCGTAGTATGGATGTCTGCATTGAGCATGGGTTAGATCCATCGAAGGTGATTGTGGATCACAACAATGAAGAGACGGTTAAAGAAGTTTTGGATCGGGGCTTTTGGGCGGGTTTCACAATTTACCCGAACACCAAGATGGGCAATGCTCGCATGGTGGAAATTGTACGTCAATATGGAAGCGATCGCATCATTGTAGACAGCAGCGCTGACTGGGGAATTAGCGATCCGCTAGCTGTACCTAAAACCGCTCAACTGATGATAGACAGAGGAATCGCTGAATTCCATGTAAAAGCTGTCTGTTATGAAAACGCACTCGCAGCTTACAGCCAAAGCGGTCAAATGCAAGATTCAGACTGGCTGTCTCCTTCACCCATCGACCAACGCCAGTTATTTAACGGTAATTCCGTTTTGCGCGGACAACAACCAGTTGTTGAGTCTATGCGTGAATATGCATTGATTGAGTGA
- a CDS encoding EboA family metabolite traffic protein produces MAAVINLNLTSVSELLYRWVARQIKAESIVWLDEKRKQISNAANVRVFFTAFSAVPRYTGKSDLELTQDDLKAASAIVTGWVPAKWSVDQAARTLLLLSLPDDDAEKYLHTLEQVFTTADVGELIALYQALPLLRYPEKLRHRAAEGVRSNMTAVFNAVALTNPYPAQYFDNLAWNQMVLKAFFVGSPVSLIQGLNQRANPELARMLVDYANERQAAGRSVSPEIWQLVDLVKG; encoded by the coding sequence ATGGCTGCTGTTATTAATTTAAACCTAACGAGTGTTAGTGAGTTATTATATCGCTGGGTTGCACGGCAAATAAAAGCGGAAAGTATCGTCTGGCTAGATGAAAAAAGAAAGCAGATAAGCAACGCTGCTAATGTGCGAGTGTTCTTTACAGCTTTCAGCGCTGTGCCTCGTTATACAGGTAAAAGTGACCTTGAGTTAACACAAGATGACTTAAAAGCAGCCTCGGCAATAGTCACAGGTTGGGTTCCCGCTAAGTGGAGTGTGGATCAAGCTGCTCGTACTTTATTGCTGCTGTCTTTGCCTGATGATGATGCAGAGAAATATCTGCACACGTTGGAGCAAGTTTTCACCACTGCGGATGTGGGGGAATTAATTGCACTTTATCAAGCTTTACCGCTTTTACGTTACCCAGAAAAACTTCGTCACCGCGCTGCTGAAGGAGTTCGCAGCAATATGACAGCAGTTTTTAATGCTGTAGCTTTAACAAATCCTTATCCGGCACAGTATTTTGATAATCTGGCTTGGAATCAGATGGTGCTGAAAGCTTTTTTTGTCGGCAGCCCTGTGAGTTTAATTCAGGGGCTTAACCAGCGTGCAAATCCAGAACTAGCAAGAATGTTAGTTGATTACGCCAATGAACGTCAAGCTGCTGGGCGATCGGTTTCTCCGGAGATTTGGCAATTGGTGGATTTGGTTAAGGGGTAG
- the scyF gene encoding scytonemin biosynthesis PEP-CTERM protein ScyF (ScyF is a conserved protein in biosynthesis systems for the scytonemin, a Trp-derived cyanobacterial natural sunscreen, although it is not absolutely required.), with protein sequence MGLVKNLSFALVGAGFAVVATATQAFSLSLTYDSSIGSPGFGPGQLFVPQGIAVDNQGNILVSNGRGVNPDGTPNYNLGNKIEKFSPNGQYIGAIGSGGTGPGQFDEPTTVDFNPVTGDLYAGDVYNNRINQFDSQGNFIRSFANGQFTGLVEGRLFFGPSGVTFDKAGNVYVGDFNGERILKFTPDGQQIGVIGGTTGTALGETQGVAGIRISPVSGNIFLADQYNNRVQVLDPNGKPLYAFGSAGSGPGQLLQPIGIEVDDQENVYVADSINSRVQVFDKNGKFLTSYGSPALDASGNPVPPPGLTDPPFGNPLDLTPGRFNWTGGTSLKDGKLYVGDFFQGRVQVLKVENGAKVPEPSTTLALGLLGIGAAAVKLKKDKRQRTIISLEKQLQKTTV encoded by the coding sequence ATGGGATTAGTCAAAAATTTATCATTTGCCTTAGTCGGTGCGGGATTTGCAGTTGTAGCAACAGCTACTCAAGCCTTTTCATTAAGCTTGACATACGACAGTTCTATTGGCAGTCCTGGCTTCGGTCCTGGGCAACTCTTTGTTCCCCAAGGCATAGCGGTGGATAACCAAGGGAATATCCTTGTAAGTAACGGCCGCGGTGTTAACCCGGATGGTACTCCTAACTACAACCTCGGTAACAAAATTGAAAAATTTAGTCCTAATGGTCAGTATATTGGAGCAATTGGCTCCGGCGGCACAGGACCCGGACAGTTTGACGAGCCAACAACTGTAGACTTTAATCCAGTAACAGGGGATCTGTATGCAGGTGATGTTTACAACAACCGCATCAATCAATTCGATTCTCAGGGTAACTTTATTAGATCCTTTGCAAATGGACAATTTACCGGTCTGGTGGAGGGTAGATTGTTCTTTGGACCATCTGGTGTGACATTTGACAAAGCTGGCAACGTGTATGTTGGTGATTTTAACGGTGAAAGGATTCTTAAATTCACACCAGACGGACAGCAAATTGGTGTCATTGGTGGAACGACTGGCACTGCACTTGGAGAAACTCAAGGTGTAGCAGGTATAAGAATTTCCCCAGTCAGTGGAAATATCTTTCTAGCTGACCAGTATAACAACCGCGTTCAAGTACTCGATCCAAATGGTAAACCTCTGTACGCATTTGGTTCAGCAGGTAGCGGACCTGGACAGCTTCTTCAGCCAATTGGCATCGAAGTGGACGATCAAGAGAATGTCTATGTAGCTGATTCTATCAACAGCCGCGTTCAGGTATTCGATAAAAACGGTAAGTTCCTCACATCGTATGGCTCACCTGCCCTCGATGCATCTGGCAATCCTGTACCACCTCCAGGATTAACTGACCCCCCATTTGGCAACCCCCTCGACCTCACTCCTGGCAGATTTAACTGGACGGGTGGCACAAGCCTTAAAGATGGCAAGCTGTATGTAGGCGATTTCTTCCAAGGTCGCGTCCAGGTGTTGAAGGTAGAAAACGGAGCCAAAGTGCCTGAACCAAGCACAACATTAGCTCTAGGGTTGTTGGGAATAGGAGCTGCTGCTGTCAAATTGAAGAAAGATAAGCGGCAAAGGACAATCATCAGTTTAGAGAAGCAACTGCAAAAGACTACAGTTTAG
- a CDS encoding ScyD/ScyE family protein, with protein sequence MKLKSFALTLFAVSVATVSVSKAAQAASFSVVADNLDNPRGTAFDKEGNLYVTTSGRGGDGNDGRCIASPSAQYIPLCAAENGSVIKIAKDGTKTTVLSNLTSLGLVPSGEQAAGPADFKFDDKGNAYLLLGLAGDPNKREDPLKSPSLGKLYKVDLNSGSLTSLADFADYEAKYNPDGTDLINNPYAFTIKGDTAYVVDGGGNSIYKVALDGSGIQNVAAVPQKLINLTVDQFPTLPEGTVDPTAGAELPPGYTKAANGLPVSNQSVPTGIAVAPDGTLTLSEYTYFPYPENEARIQSINPDDLSIKTIYDGFTQLTGVAYDTDGNLYALQHINTSEWKNIQQGGVITGDISGSVIKIAKDGTRTTIWSGNGLEAASGITVGADGNLYIANRARLAGTGQIIKIDPRSARVPEPGAGAGLLAVAALGATAAMGKRKRQQKVSEELLAKVEIL encoded by the coding sequence ATGAAACTCAAGTCATTTGCCCTTACACTTTTCGCTGTTAGCGTTGCCACTGTTTCTGTAAGCAAAGCAGCACAAGCCGCATCGTTTTCGGTAGTTGCCGACAATCTTGATAACCCACGGGGTACAGCCTTCGATAAAGAAGGCAATCTCTATGTGACAACCAGCGGTCGTGGAGGCGACGGAAACGACGGAAGATGTATCGCATCACCTAGCGCCCAATATATTCCTTTATGTGCTGCTGAGAATGGTTCCGTTATCAAAATTGCTAAGGACGGTACAAAAACAACTGTACTTTCAAACCTTACATCTCTAGGATTAGTTCCCTCTGGCGAACAAGCAGCTGGTCCTGCGGACTTCAAATTTGATGACAAAGGCAACGCTTATCTTTTGCTGGGTCTTGCTGGCGATCCAAACAAACGCGAAGACCCATTGAAATCTCCTTCACTCGGAAAATTATATAAAGTAGACTTAAACAGCGGTTCGCTGACAAGTCTTGCCGATTTTGCTGACTATGAAGCAAAATATAATCCCGATGGCACTGATTTAATTAACAACCCCTATGCCTTCACAATTAAGGGTGATACTGCTTACGTCGTTGATGGCGGTGGAAACAGCATATATAAGGTGGCACTAGATGGTAGCGGTATTCAGAACGTAGCTGCGGTTCCTCAGAAACTAATAAATCTAACTGTAGACCAATTCCCAACTCTTCCTGAAGGAACAGTAGACCCAACAGCAGGCGCAGAACTACCTCCTGGTTATACCAAGGCTGCCAATGGTCTGCCAGTATCAAATCAGTCAGTACCCACAGGGATCGCAGTTGCTCCAGATGGCACTTTAACACTCAGCGAATACACTTACTTTCCTTATCCAGAAAACGAAGCACGTATCCAGTCAATTAACCCAGATGATTTGTCAATCAAGACCATCTATGATGGGTTTACGCAGTTGACTGGCGTAGCATACGATACAGATGGCAATTTATATGCTTTGCAACACATTAACACCTCAGAATGGAAGAACATTCAACAGGGTGGTGTGATCACTGGTGATATTAGCGGTTCTGTAATCAAAATTGCCAAGGATGGTACTCGCACAACTATCTGGAGTGGTAATGGATTAGAAGCAGCTTCTGGGATAACTGTTGGTGCTGATGGTAATTTATATATCGCCAACCGAGCCAGACTCGCCGGCACAGGACAAATTATCAAAATTGACCCTAGATCCGCGAGAGTACCCGAACCAGGTGCTGGTGCAGGTCTATTAGCTGTTGCTGCTTTAGGTGCGACTGCTGCAATGGGCAAACGCAAACGCCAACAAAAAGTCTCAGAAGAGTTGCTAGCTAAGGTAGAAATTCTCTAA